A stretch of Triticum aestivum cultivar Chinese Spring chromosome 1D, IWGSC CS RefSeq v2.1, whole genome shotgun sequence DNA encodes these proteins:
- the LOC123180689 gene encoding coleoptile phototropism protein 1, with product MNPPPPTQCSSSPSPRATVEGAHYSSPDPRRSSTAAGTPPRGASDDACVAISDVDAFARTIAAIRSKPQAAAAASPSSDHLASVLSHYAARWLPDVAASSPSGRFQLPPESPTATWLKKRLLLESLVAALPPDDAAGEDRDDGIACDFLLRLLRAGSMVGADAALLGDLEARAARRLDQASLGAVMIPAFGLQGVTRDRHHPTTSTTTRPPCATLLDVPLVLRLVRGFLREGAKAGGGGAAAARVAKLVDAYLSEAALEAGLRPAEFEELARAVPAYARAADDGLYRAVDTYLKAHPHASKEERRSLCRLIDARKLSTEAAAHAVQNDRLPVRCVVQVLFSEHGSKLSRLADWSGSFRSLQNRSPGALDLTSSSAAAARCPSKREVVSQHHELRRLREDVSRLQVQCHALQAQVERLGSDRRRRGLFKWGAFLFGGGGGADAARVDDSDSGMERTPLSGSKKARAAAAAALTPATGTPTVARWRRSHS from the exons ATGAACCCTCCGCCGCCAACCCAATGCTCCAGCTCTCCGTCCCCGCGCGCCACCGTCGAGGGCGCCCATTATTCCTCGCCGGACCCAAGGCGCTCCTCCACCGCCGCGGGCACGCCCCCGCGTGGCGCCAGCGACGACGCGTGCGTCGCCATCAGTGACGTCGACGCCTTCGCGCGCACCATCGCCGCCATCCGGTCCAAgccccaggcggcggcggcggcctcgcccTCCTCTGACCACCTCGCCTCCGTGCTGTCCCACTACGCGGCCAGGTGGCTCCCGGACGTTGCCGCCTCGTCCCCCTCGGGGCGCTTCCAGCTGCCCCCGGAGAGCCCCACCGCCACGTGGCTCAAGAAGCGGCTCCTGCTCGAGTCCCTCGTCGCCGCGctcccgcccgacgacgccgccgGCGAAGACAGGGACGACGGCATTGCGTGCgacttcctcctccgcctgctccgcGCTGGGAGCATGGTGGGCGCCGACGCGGCGCTGCTGGGAGACCTCGAGGCCCGCGCGGCGCGGCGTCTCGACCAGGCGTCGCTCGGCGCCGTCATGATCCCAGCGTTCGGCCTGCAGGGGGTTACCCGCGATCGCCACCACCCTACAACGTcgacgacgacgcgcccgccgTGCGCGACGCTGCTGGACGTGCCCCTCGTGCTTCGTCTGGTGCGTGGGTTCCTGCGGGAGGGCgccaaggcgggcggcggcggcgcggcggccgccaGGGTGGCGAAGCTGGTAGACGCGTACCTCTCCGAGGCGGCGCTGGAGGCCGGGCTGCGGCCGGCGGAGTTCGAGGAGCTCGCGCGCGCCGTGCCGGCGTACGCCCGCGCCGCCGACGACGGACTGTACCGCGCCGTGGACACCTACCTGAAG GCGCACCCGCACGCCAGCAAGGAGGAGCGCCGGTCGCTGTGCCGGCTGATCGACGCGCGCAAGCTGTCGACAGAGGCGGCGGCGCACGCCGTGCAGAACGACCGCCTTCCGGTGCGCTGCGTGGTCCAGGTGCTCTTCTCCGAGCACGGCAGCAAGCTCAGCCGCCTCGCCGACTGGAGCGGCTCCTTCCGCTCCCTGCAGAACAGGAGCCCCGGCGCCCTTGACCTCAcctcgtcgtccgccgccgccgcccggtgccccTCCAAGCGCGAGGTCGTCTCGCAGCACCACGAGCTCCGTCGCCTCCGCGAGGACGTCTCTCGGCTCCAG GTGCAATGCCACGCGCTGCAGGCGCAGGTGGAGCGGCTGGGCTCCGACAGGCGGCGGCGGGGGCTGTTTAAGTGGGGAGCGTTCCtgttcggtggcggcggcggcgcggacgcggCGAGGGTGGACGACTCCGACAGCGGCATGGAAAGGACGCCGCTCAGCGGGTCCAAGAAGGCCCGCGCTGCCGCAGCCGCCGCGTTGACGCCCGCGACGGGCACGCCCACGGTGGCGAGGTGGCGCAGGTCGCACTCGTGA